In one window of Cytophagaceae bacterium ABcell3 DNA:
- a CDS encoding glycosyltransferase family 2 protein: protein MLRLKVPQWVSKHNIDYESVDQVSQETFDRIKKGLERFNIEDPEVSIVIPAYNEEKDLIKTLSSLSELNTKYKTEVIVSNNNSTDRTQEIIDRCGVKSAFAENQGISYARQAGLEAAKGKYILNADSDTIYPPTWADPMVEALKPDHVSCVYGTYSFIPSSGNNRPALGAYEMIAESFFKIKKIYRACVQVMGYNFAFKKDDGMAVGGFNHNLQRHITGRSEDGWMALCLLKMGEIKQVTNKQSRVWTSDRRLMMDGSLGKAFKNRVKKEVKRIGVYLKPKDFSKEKQPEEIHY from the coding sequence ATGTTAAGATTAAAAGTACCTCAGTGGGTTTCTAAGCATAATATCGACTATGAAAGTGTAGACCAGGTGTCTCAGGAAACTTTTGACCGGATTAAAAAAGGACTTGAAAGGTTCAATATAGAAGACCCGGAAGTATCAATTGTAATTCCAGCTTATAATGAAGAGAAAGACTTAATAAAAACATTATCTTCATTATCAGAATTAAATACTAAGTATAAAACAGAGGTTATTGTCTCAAACAACAATTCTACAGACCGAACCCAAGAGATCATTGACCGCTGTGGGGTAAAATCAGCGTTTGCTGAAAACCAAGGAATAAGTTATGCCAGACAAGCAGGCCTAGAAGCTGCCAAGGGAAAATATATCTTAAATGCAGACTCTGACACGATCTACCCTCCGACTTGGGCAGATCCAATGGTAGAAGCATTGAAACCTGACCATGTTTCTTGTGTTTATGGCACCTATTCTTTTATTCCAAGTTCAGGAAATAACAGGCCAGCTTTAGGAGCTTATGAAATGATTGCAGAAAGCTTTTTCAAAATAAAGAAAATTTATAGAGCTTGTGTGCAGGTAATGGGATATAACTTTGCCTTCAAAAAAGATGATGGAATGGCGGTAGGCGGTTTTAACCATAATCTTCAGAGACATATTACAGGACGAAGTGAAGATGGCTGGATGGCGCTTTGCCTATTAAAAATGGGAGAAATTAAACAAGTAACCAATAAGCAATCTAGGGTTTGGACCAGCGACAGAAGATTGATGATGGACGGAAGTTTGGGTAAAGCATTTAAAAACCGGGTAAAGAAGGAAGTAAAAAGGATTGGGGTTTATTTAAAGCCTAAAGACTTTAGCAAAGAAAAGCAACCGGAAGAAATCCATTACTAA
- a CDS encoding right-handed parallel beta-helix repeat-containing protein, whose amino-acid sequence MKCLYKLSVIICLCISGVAVYGQQQDADDCDCDHIIGTDMLFVDGEDLEVEPGDVVCVMAGERRYLGLRNFKGAEGEPVTIVNCGGKVVVRNSDWHYGIRIDNSQFFRFTGTGDPYIEYGFHIAEASDDEIVGFNIGGMSSDMEIDHVEIENTGFAGLMTKTDPDCEGSPNRGNFVQRNTIIRNNYIHDTGGEGIYVGFPHYTGIVRDCDGEEVRVFPHDLEGVMIYDNQLESIKREGIQVGCAVANCNVYNNTIKGYGLKNEEWQNAGMHISTGTTGIFRNNFIKDGMGPGVWLNGKGDNLFYNNIIADPGTDGFLCHDSLVEEGTGYYIINNTITNCGRDGIHFLNEHTSTGNEFINNIIGGVKGDFYKVLNTGEFHETNNVTTPDQRLVYFKDPQANDYRLQPFSPGIDEGKDVSHRGIVDDFAYAPRPQGEAYDVGAFESEYERHSIDFMVYPVPATDYFHANFINYEDGYVGLNLYDELGRLVAVIHDGYIEAGVHDISTSVTVNLAAAVYFLELRRGDHVRVKRVVVIH is encoded by the coding sequence ATGAAATGTTTGTATAAGCTATCGGTCATTATATGCCTGTGTATTTCGGGGGTGGCAGTCTATGGGCAACAACAAGATGCTGATGATTGTGACTGTGATCACATTATAGGTACTGATATGCTTTTTGTTGATGGAGAGGATTTGGAGGTAGAGCCTGGTGACGTGGTTTGTGTAATGGCAGGAGAAAGGAGATACCTTGGACTCAGGAATTTCAAGGGTGCAGAAGGGGAGCCTGTTACTATTGTTAATTGTGGTGGAAAGGTTGTGGTTAGAAACTCTGATTGGCATTACGGTATTAGAATCGACAACAGTCAATTTTTTCGATTTACAGGGACTGGAGACCCTTACATAGAATATGGTTTTCATATTGCCGAAGCTTCCGATGATGAAATTGTTGGCTTTAATATAGGGGGGATGTCTTCTGATATGGAAATAGATCATGTTGAAATAGAAAATACTGGCTTTGCTGGCTTAATGACAAAGACAGACCCTGATTGTGAAGGTTCTCCCAACCGTGGGAATTTTGTTCAAAGGAACACCATTATCAGAAACAATTATATTCATGATACTGGTGGTGAAGGTATTTACGTAGGCTTTCCTCACTATACTGGTATTGTGCGGGATTGCGATGGGGAAGAAGTGCGTGTGTTTCCGCATGACCTGGAAGGGGTGATGATTTATGATAACCAGTTAGAAAGCATTAAAAGGGAAGGTATACAGGTGGGATGTGCTGTCGCTAACTGTAATGTTTATAATAACACCATTAAGGGATATGGGTTGAAAAATGAGGAGTGGCAGAATGCGGGCATGCATATTTCTACGGGAACTACAGGTATATTTAGGAACAATTTTATTAAAGATGGAATGGGACCTGGTGTTTGGCTAAACGGTAAAGGTGACAACCTGTTTTACAACAATATTATTGCCGACCCAGGTACAGATGGTTTTCTCTGTCATGATAGTTTGGTAGAAGAGGGTACGGGGTACTATATAATTAATAACACTATAACTAATTGTGGGCGTGATGGTATACATTTTTTAAATGAACACACCAGTACGGGAAATGAATTTATAAATAACATTATAGGTGGGGTGAAAGGTGATTTTTATAAAGTCTTAAATACTGGTGAGTTTCATGAAACTAATAATGTAACCACTCCAGACCAGCGGTTAGTTTATTTTAAAGACCCCCAAGCCAATGACTATAGGCTACAGCCTTTTTCGCCAGGAATAGATGAAGGCAAAGATGTTTCTCACCGTGGTATTGTAGATGACTTTGCTTATGCCCCAAGACCTCAAGGAGAAGCGTATGATGTTGGGGCTTTTGAATCGGAGTATGAAAGACATTCGATAGATTTTATGGTATACCCGGTGCCTGCTACTGATTATTTTCATGCAAACTTTATTAACTATGAAGATGGCTATGTCGGCTTGAATTTGTATGATGAATTGGGGAGGCTGGTAGCTGTGATTCATGATGGGTATATAGAAGCTGGGGTGCACGATATCAGCACATCGGTAACAGTAAATTTAGCTGCTGCAGTGTACTTTCTTGAGCTGCGGCGGGGTGATCATGTAAGGGTAAAAAGGGTAGTGGTGATACATTAA
- a CDS encoding acyltransferase translates to MNTVVKKIKEDDRLKQLALMALMPKNQARPRKWVQWFLNPVFHKKGKNALIRKRTRLDLLPFNPFSLGNDSTIEDFATINNGMGAVSIGSNSRIGISDVIIGPVTIGNHVILAQNVVVSGLNHAYEDLHTPICKQKCTTSEIVIEDESWIGANAVITSGVTIGKHSVVAAGSVVTKDVPPYSIVGGNPAKVIKQYKHETGNWEKVVNQNLNSNLKVAQQ, encoded by the coding sequence ATGAATACAGTTGTGAAGAAGATAAAAGAAGATGATAGGTTAAAACAACTTGCATTAATGGCTTTAATGCCTAAAAATCAGGCCAGGCCAAGGAAATGGGTACAGTGGTTTTTGAACCCTGTTTTTCATAAAAAAGGTAAGAATGCGCTTATACGCAAAAGGACAAGGTTGGATCTACTGCCATTTAATCCTTTTAGTTTGGGCAATGATTCAACGATAGAAGACTTTGCCACCATTAATAATGGTATGGGTGCGGTTTCCATTGGCAGTAACTCTAGAATAGGAATATCAGATGTTATAATTGGGCCGGTCACTATTGGGAATCATGTTATTTTAGCTCAGAATGTGGTGGTTTCAGGTCTTAACCATGCATACGAAGACTTGCACACTCCGATATGTAAACAAAAGTGTACAACATCTGAGATTGTTATTGAAGACGAGTCATGGATAGGCGCAAATGCAGTAATCACTTCAGGGGTGACTATAGGCAAGCACTCTGTAGTGGCGGCTGGTAGCGTTGTTACCAAAGATGTGCCTCCATATAGTATAGTAGGCGGAAATCCCGCTAAGGTGATTAAGCAGTACAAGCATGAAACTGGAAATTGGGAAAAAGTGGTTAATCAGAATCTCAATAGTAACTTAAAAGTAGCTCAGCAATGA